DNA sequence from the Geobacter sp. AOG2 genome:
AGCCCGGGCACGGATATCCGTGAAGGCGTCGCCCGCACCGTGGAATTTTATAAACTGTAAAAAACAGTGAAAAAGGAAATGGTGAAAGGTTAATCTTGCACAGATCTCAAGGAGATGTCATGGCAGAAAAGAAAACCGATATTCTGGAGCGGGATTCCTTCTACATCGTACTGATGGTGGTCATCATCATCGGTTTTTTTCAGAGAATTCTCTTTACCAACCAGATTATCCGGGCTTCCGACGTTGTCACCCAGTTCTTCTGGGGCGCGAAGGCGATAAAGGAACAGTCGCTGCTACAGTTCATTCAGGGGATTCCTGCAATTTTTCAGGCTAGCTGGGATCCCTTGAGCGATGGTGGTCGGACCCTAGAGGGTGGGTGGAACGCCATAGCTCTCCTCTTTCATCGCTATCTCATTCAGCACTTTTTTCCCTTCCCTGCAAGTATCGCCTGGTTGGCCGTCCTAGCCATGTGTTGGGGATCCATCGGCACCTTCCTTTATTGCCGCCTGATCGGCGTCGGCCGCTTGGGGGCTTTCGCAGCAGGGCTTCTGTATGTGGTCTGCACAGAGAATTCTTCACTTATCAACGCCGGCCACATCCAGAAGCTCGAGGCGATCTGCTGGTTCCCCTGGACATTTCTCCTCTTGGAAAAATCGTTGCGAAGCAGACGGTTTCTCCACTATGCCCTGACGGCGCTGATGTTGGCCATCCAGTTTTTTCACATGCATTGGCAGATATCGTTCTATTCGTGTCTAGCTGTCGGCGCTTACTGGTTCTGGTATGAAGTGGGAAAATTCCGGGAACTGAAGGGAGAGTACGGCCGGCAATTCTCGAAGGATACCTTGCTTGCGGTAGCCCTTGTGGTGCTCTTTTTCAGTACCATAGCCATGTCGTTTGCCCCGCTCTATAGTTGGTCGCAACAGTCCGAACGGGGGGAAGCCGTCAGTAGCGGCACTGGGTCGAGCGCCACGAAAGCAGCGGAAAAAGGTATCGGTTATGAGGAGGGGATGAGTTGGTCCATGCCCCCTGAAGAGATATTAAGCTTCTTCGTTCCGGGCCTCTTCGGATATTCCCGCCAGGAGGGGGGCGATGTACCTGCCCCAGGACAGGTATATTACTGGGGCAGGATGCGTTTTACCCAGACCAGTGACTATCTGGGGCTCTTGCCCTGGTTTCTCATACCGCTTCCATTGTTTTTCAGGCGCGATCGCTATACCTGCTTCCTAACCTTCCTGATGGCGGCGACCCTGATCATGGCTTTGGGCAAATATACTTTCGTGTATCGTTTCATGTTCGAGTACCTCCCTGCCTTCTCCAAGTTTCGCGTGCCGAAGATGATCCTCTTTTTGTTCGCCTTTGGCGCCGCAGTATTGGCTGGCCGAGGTCTGGACGTGCTGGCCGACGAAACGATTGAAAGGAAACGGCTTGGCCGGTGGGTCTGGTGGTGTGGTGGGGTTGCCGCATTTATCGGCTTGATCTGTCTCGTAATTTTGGTGGCAGGTCAGTCGATCATCTCGGCCATGTCGGAGTACATTACCGCACCCACGCGCTACCAGAGCGGTTCACAACTGGTTGAGGAACGCTTCGGCCACATGTTCAGGGACGGAATTATTTCCTTCGGGATGGCAGCAATCTATCTTGCGGCAATCATTGTCTGGTTCAAACGGTTGCTGCCGGTACGGCTGTTGCTGCCGCTCCTGATACTCCTGATGTTGTGCGATCTGTGGCGCGTTAATAACCGTTTTCTGGTGGTGGCTCCGCCACCTGAGGCCAAGCGCGGCGTTACGACGAACGATATCGTCACTTTCCTCAAACCACGCATCGATCATTACCGCATGCAACCCTTGAATGACGAGAATGCTCATTTCTATGCCGACAACGGCTTTGCCAACGTGTCGGCCTATGTGACCATTAGTGAGCGGCGCTACAAACAATTTTTAGATGCTATGTCGCTTATGAGCACCATGCCGGACATCATGAACCTGAAATACCTGGTGATGCCCTCAAGGGATTTTGAAGCACAGAAGGCGCTTCTTTTAACGAAATACCAGCCGGTTTTCAACTCATCCAACGGTTCGATAGTGCTCGAAAACAAGACCGTCATGCCCAAGGCTTGGCTGGTACCGTCGGTTGTGGTAATTGCCGACC
Encoded proteins:
- a CDS encoding YfhO family protein; the encoded protein is MAEKKTDILERDSFYIVLMVVIIIGFFQRILFTNQIIRASDVVTQFFWGAKAIKEQSLLQFIQGIPAIFQASWDPLSDGGRTLEGGWNAIALLFHRYLIQHFFPFPASIAWLAVLAMCWGSIGTFLYCRLIGVGRLGAFAAGLLYVVCTENSSLINAGHIQKLEAICWFPWTFLLLEKSLRSRRFLHYALTALMLAIQFFHMHWQISFYSCLAVGAYWFWYEVGKFRELKGEYGRQFSKDTLLAVALVVLFFSTIAMSFAPLYSWSQQSERGEAVSSGTGSSATKAAEKGIGYEEGMSWSMPPEEILSFFVPGLFGYSRQEGGDVPAPGQVYYWGRMRFTQTSDYLGLLPWFLIPLPLFFRRDRYTCFLTFLMAATLIMALGKYTFVYRFMFEYLPAFSKFRVPKMILFLFAFGAAVLAGRGLDVLADETIERKRLGRWVWWCGGVAAFIGLICLVILVAGQSIISAMSEYITAPTRYQSGSQLVEERFGHMFRDGIISFGMAAIYLAAIIVWFKRLLPVRLLLPLLILLMLCDLWRVNNRFLVVAPPPEAKRGVTTNDIVTFLKPRIDHYRMQPLNDENAHFYADNGFANVSAYVTISERRYKQFLDAMSLMSTMPDIMNLKYLVMPSRDFEAQKALLLTKYQPVFNSSNGSIVLENKTVMPKAWLVPSVVVIADPHQRIGILASAPDFKPDQIALVESPPRLQLAPYPSQVPSLAGRAEVRVYEPNRIVVEAQALKNSLLVIGEKYYRWWYASVDGKKTEIVPVDHILRGVYLTPGTHRVEFIFDPLPFKIGKWLTLGSLAFFVVMLGREWWRRKLQQVARP